A single genomic interval of bacterium harbors:
- a CDS encoding isoprenylcysteine carboxylmethyltransferase family protein, whose product MAVKLYSQWVRRHRRNLGIPLVVAALLLARYEPRFLGFSIALVVAGEAIRIWAAGHLRKEQLLTTGGPYRIIRNPLYLGSFLIAVGFCLVANSVWIWLLVAAYFALCYVPVIRHEESVLQGKFPGEFSQYSADVPALYPTIRLYPNISTQFSWQQVLRNKEYNAVLGILVGYAYLVLIASKLS is encoded by the coding sequence TTGGCGGTTAAATTGTATTCGCAATGGGTGCGACGTCATCGCCGAAACCTGGGCATCCCCCTTGTTGTTGCAGCGCTCCTGCTTGCTCGTTATGAACCACGGTTTTTGGGGTTCAGTATTGCACTTGTAGTTGCGGGTGAAGCGATTCGAATCTGGGCAGCAGGCCACCTTCGCAAAGAGCAGCTATTGACCACAGGAGGTCCATACCGCATCATTCGAAATCCCCTTTATCTGGGAAGTTTCCTGATCGCTGTAGGATTCTGTCTGGTCGCAAACTCCGTCTGGATCTGGTTGCTTGTTGCAGCTTATTTTGCGCTCTGTTATGTTCCGGTGATCCGGCATGAAGAATCTGTGCTACAAGGAAAATTTCCCGGCGAATTTTCGCAATATTCTGCCGACGTTCCCGCCCTCTATCCGACAATCCGGCTGTACCCAAACATCTCTACACAGTTTTCCTGGCAGCAGGTGCTTCGAAATAAGGAGTACAATGCGGTACTCGGAATTCTTGTGGGATACGCTTACCTCGTTCTCATCGCAAGCAAACTTTCGTAG
- a CDS encoding glycosyltransferase family 9 protein: MEVQLPLQGEGKYNPPVGYSKKYGAGIPEEPRSICILQLNSIGDIIHTLPVAHLLKERFPSARITWIAEKGLAPLLNHHPAVGQLLLVDTKKWRKRILSPAVWKEVYSFLRYLRSQEFDLVLDFQGIFKSALLARFSGSSRRIGMAHSDRSQKWSFLFLNEFSTGTAKKEHIIEKNLAVLESVGIRSENLPLHFHIHPEEEAVQYVEQELKKLEIEDFVLINPGGGWITKLWDEDKFAQLIDMIYNDLHIPSLIVWGPGERHLADKVARKCITPAMISFSTNLSELIALTSRSRLMVSSDSGPLHLASALGIPVVGLYGPTDPLRNGPWNPHDSACTINYQCSPCYLRVCPIGIQCMKKLEVPQVLDSVKKTFYLSTSLNTNQ; encoded by the coding sequence ATGGAGGTTCAACTTCCATTACAGGGGGAAGGAAAATACAATCCACCCGTTGGTTATTCGAAGAAATACGGCGCAGGTATTCCTGAAGAACCACGATCGATCTGCATCCTGCAACTAAATTCGATCGGTGATATTATCCATACACTTCCTGTTGCTCATCTGCTGAAAGAACGATTTCCCTCCGCGCGAATTACATGGATCGCCGAAAAAGGCCTGGCTCCATTGCTGAATCATCATCCGGCTGTGGGCCAACTACTTCTCGTGGACACAAAGAAGTGGCGAAAACGAATCCTTTCACCGGCTGTGTGGAAAGAAGTGTACAGTTTTCTCCGCTATCTTCGCTCCCAGGAATTTGACCTTGTTCTCGATTTTCAAGGAATCTTCAAATCCGCGCTGCTCGCCCGTTTTTCCGGATCTTCCAGAAGAATCGGCATGGCGCATTCGGACCGCTCGCAGAAATGGAGCTTCCTGTTTCTAAACGAATTCAGCACGGGGACCGCAAAAAAGGAACACATCATCGAAAAGAATCTGGCTGTGCTGGAGTCTGTTGGCATTCGCTCGGAAAACTTGCCCCTTCATTTTCACATTCATCCGGAGGAAGAAGCTGTTCAGTACGTGGAACAGGAGTTGAAGAAGCTCGAAATCGAAGATTTTGTGTTGATCAACCCCGGCGGCGGCTGGATCACAAAGTTGTGGGATGAAGATAAATTTGCGCAATTGATCGACATGATTTACAACGATCTTCATATTCCTTCTCTCATCGTATGGGGGCCGGGAGAGCGCCATCTCGCGGATAAAGTCGCGCGCAAATGCATCACACCGGCAATGATTTCTTTCAGCACGAATCTTTCCGAATTGATCGCTTTGACCAGCAGATCCCGGTTGATGGTAAGCAGCGACTCCGGACCGCTCCATCTGGCATCGGCGCTGGGAATTCCTGTGGTTGGATTGTACGGACCGACTGATCCGCTTCGCAACGGACCGTGGAACCCGCATGATTCCGCCTGCACCATCAATTACCAGTGCAGTCCGTGTTACCTGCGCGTTTGTCCGATCGGCATTCAATGCATGAAAAAACTGGAAGTGCCACAGGTCTTGGATTCCGTCAAAAAAACCTTCTATCTATCAACATCTTTAAATACAAATCAGTAA
- a CDS encoding adenylyltransferase/cytidyltransferase family protein, producing MNKVRTLNDLKAILESRKESRVVFANGCFDVLHVGHVRYLQEARALGDLLIVGLNSDDSVHRLKGEGRPVLNQDARAELLGAMQCVDYVVIFDDDTVDRLLVELRPHFHCKGGDYTPETVPEKETVKRYGGSTSITGGRKIQSTRWLFEEIRRRYS from the coding sequence ATGAATAAAGTCCGCACTCTCAACGATCTGAAAGCAATTCTCGAATCCAGGAAAGAAAGCCGAGTTGTATTCGCCAATGGCTGTTTTGATGTGTTGCACGTTGGTCACGTGCGCTATCTGCAGGAAGCTCGCGCTCTCGGCGATCTTTTGATTGTAGGCTTGAACTCCGACGACTCGGTGCACCGTTTAAAAGGAGAAGGACGACCGGTCCTGAACCAAGATGCGAGAGCGGAATTGCTTGGCGCAATGCAATGCGTTGATTACGTCGTTATTTTTGATGATGACACGGTTGATCGTTTATTGGTAGAATTAAGGCCCCATTTTCATTGCAAGGGGGGTGACTATACTCCGGAAACAGTTCCGGAGAAGGAGACGGTGAAGCGGTATGGAGGTTCAACTTCCATTACAGGGGGAAGGAAAATACAATCCACCCGTTGGTTATTCGAAGAAATACGGCGCAGGTATTCCTGA
- a CDS encoding bifunctional ADP-heptose synthase: MKDLLNYLPSLRGKKVGVYGDLIADEYVYGTIHRFSREAPVFVVNYEASQIGPGGAANAINNIHGLGGNPYPFGVLGNDTPGRTLLHVLKEKGISTDGIVCDDDHPTFIKQRVVAGSPHSVKQQILRIDRCLPLSADAHCHKELTNRLSDFAKDLDVLIISDYGLGVASSAHLAPILKELSQAGLPCFVDSRYNLQAYAGVTAATPNEPELESILGKSVDAKNIMEAGKHLLTKLDLQALLITRGRNGMALFTKNQDPRSIPIFGSSDIVDVTGAGDTVITTFALAVAAGASFYDAARLANCAAGLVVMKRGAATVTPEELGEAIRIADMHE, encoded by the coding sequence ATGAAAGATCTGCTGAACTACCTCCCTTCTTTGCGCGGGAAGAAAGTGGGAGTGTACGGTGATTTGATTGCTGACGAATACGTGTACGGCACGATCCATCGCTTTTCGCGTGAAGCACCTGTCTTTGTTGTGAATTATGAAGCTTCGCAAATCGGCCCGGGCGGCGCAGCCAACGCGATCAATAACATTCATGGGCTCGGTGGAAATCCGTATCCTTTCGGAGTGCTCGGAAATGACACGCCGGGGAGAACACTCTTACACGTATTGAAAGAGAAGGGAATTTCCACGGATGGCATTGTTTGCGATGATGACCATCCCACGTTCATTAAACAGCGAGTTGTGGCCGGTTCTCCGCACTCCGTGAAACAACAGATCTTGCGAATCGATCGCTGTTTGCCGCTCTCCGCCGATGCTCATTGCCATAAAGAACTTACGAACCGACTCTCTGACTTTGCAAAAGATCTCGATGTTTTGATCATTTCCGACTACGGACTCGGCGTGGCAAGCTCCGCGCATCTGGCTCCGATCTTAAAGGAGCTGTCGCAGGCGGGGCTTCCCTGTTTCGTTGATTCCCGCTATAACCTTCAGGCTTACGCCGGTGTGACAGCCGCCACTCCCAACGAACCGGAACTGGAATCGATTCTTGGGAAATCGGTGGACGCAAAAAACATCATGGAAGCGGGAAAACATTTGCTCACAAAACTGGATCTGCAAGCCTTGTTGATTACGCGCGGCAGAAACGGAATGGCTTTATTTACGAAAAATCAAGATCCGCGTTCGATTCCTATTTTTGGTTCCTCCGATATCGTGGACGTAACGGGCGCGGGTGATACGGTGATCACCACTTTTGCGCTTGCGGTCGCAGCCGGCGCATCCTTTTACGATGCAGCGCGACTCGCGAATTGCGCGGCCGGTCTGGTTGTCATGAAACGCGGGGCAGCTACAGTCACGCCGGAAGAACTGGGTGAAGCAATCCGGATCGCGGACATGCATGAATAA
- a CDS encoding acyltransferase, with amino-acid sequence MNEKVAEPLARPYTDFQSQLTTTAKTPIQKYMDMQIGMRSWWMLFKYELVMMLCNSRTGAIGYFLRNLFYPLVFGKIGRNVTFGRNITIRHPHKIKIGENCIIDENCVLDAKGDDPRGIELGDNCVLSRNNILSCKGGYIKLGSGTNIAQNSLVHSESAVELGKNTLVASYVYFVGGGNHDFSRTDIPIIQQPSLSRGGIFIEDNCWFGAGVIILDGCKIGNDSVFAAGAVVNSEIPPYSIVVGMPARVLRNRLENLES; translated from the coding sequence ATGAATGAGAAAGTTGCCGAACCATTGGCCCGTCCTTACACAGATTTTCAATCACAGCTGACGACCACCGCAAAGACACCGATCCAGAAGTACATGGATATGCAGATCGGTATGCGCTCCTGGTGGATGCTGTTCAAGTACGAACTCGTAATGATGCTGTGCAACTCGCGCACGGGAGCTATCGGTTATTTTTTGCGCAATCTCTTTTATCCGCTCGTCTTCGGAAAAATCGGACGCAATGTGACTTTCGGAAGGAACATCACGATCCGCCATCCTCACAAAATCAAAATCGGAGAAAATTGCATCATCGATGAGAATTGCGTTCTTGACGCAAAAGGTGACGACCCGCGCGGAATTGAGCTCGGCGATAATTGTGTACTGAGCCGCAACAACATTCTGAGCTGCAAAGGCGGCTATATCAAACTGGGATCAGGGACCAACATAGCGCAGAATTCACTCGTACATTCAGAAAGCGCGGTGGAGCTTGGCAAGAATACTCTGGTTGCATCCTACGTTTATTTTGTCGGCGGCGGAAACCATGATTTTTCACGCACCGATATTCCGATCATTCAACAGCCTTCTTTGAGTCGCGGTGGGATTTTTATTGAAGATAACTGCTGGTTTGGAGCGGGAGTGATCATTCTGGATGGCTGCAAAATCGGCAACGATTCGGTTTTCGCGGCTGGCGCAGTTGTGAACTCGGAGATCCCACCTTACTCGATTGTTGTGGGTATGCCCGCTCGAGTATTGCGGAACCGGTTGGAGAATTTGGAATCATGA
- a CDS encoding radical SAM protein, with protein MNFGTLYRDVTRAYTTIPQKFDKQGRAFPPLRVAIVITHFCNLRCEFCMVVSPENVERAKKMQPQVLTLKEIQSIVDSLPRFSVVTITGGEPTARYDFMDIMRYISRKHKGHFVTNGTVLNDQKLAELISMGASNLLTSGLMSVGVSIEGPEEFHDHIVKIKGAYKKTVRTIHTLGEEKRKQKKKYPIIDLKVVITDENINSLIDIFKLAEENGVDMVSYQVVNNQPSSYGIEGSGDARAHMKVPAPVRPIDAKLLREVCEELTARSNAHRVTKVRFNPIMPLDDIVDHYQNTPDLEHFTCRVVWSTMHIGPYGDVFPCYSYNMGNIRKNSLMEIWNGEKYKAFRRQLQQAGIWRGCIGCCMISYKEPNGLSNKINNTGTKAVHQISYNAR; from the coding sequence ATGAATTTTGGCACTTTATACCGGGACGTTACGCGCGCGTACACGACGATTCCGCAAAAATTCGACAAGCAGGGACGGGCTTTTCCGCCCCTTCGAGTCGCCATCGTGATTACGCATTTCTGCAACCTTCGTTGCGAGTTTTGCATGGTGGTCAGTCCCGAAAACGTCGAACGCGCCAAGAAAATGCAGCCGCAGGTCCTGACTCTCAAGGAGATCCAGTCGATTGTCGACTCACTACCGCGCTTTTCCGTCGTCACTATTACGGGTGGCGAACCCACGGCCCGCTACGACTTCATGGACATCATGCGGTACATCAGCCGCAAACACAAAGGTCATTTCGTCACAAATGGAACGGTCTTGAACGATCAGAAACTCGCCGAATTAATTTCCATGGGCGCCTCGAATCTACTGACAAGCGGATTGATGTCTGTTGGAGTTTCCATTGAAGGTCCCGAAGAATTTCACGATCACATCGTCAAAATCAAAGGTGCGTACAAAAAGACCGTGCGTACGATTCACACACTCGGAGAAGAGAAAAGGAAACAAAAGAAGAAATATCCCATCATCGATTTGAAGGTTGTCATCACAGACGAAAACATCAACAGCCTCATCGACATTTTCAAGCTTGCTGAAGAGAATGGCGTGGACATGGTTTCCTATCAGGTGGTGAATAATCAACCATCCTCTTACGGCATCGAAGGCTCGGGAGATGCGCGCGCGCACATGAAAGTTCCCGCGCCGGTTCGCCCGATCGACGCAAAACTGCTCCGTGAGGTTTGCGAAGAGCTGACCGCGCGGTCGAATGCGCATCGGGTCACGAAAGTTCGTTTCAATCCGATCATGCCTCTGGATGACATTGTGGACCATTATCAGAACACGCCTGATCTAGAACACTTCACTTGCCGTGTTGTATGGTCAACGATGCACATAGGTCCTTATGGCGATGTGTTCCCCTGCTATAGCTACAACATGGGAAATATTCGCAAGAATTCTTTGATGGAAATCTGGAATGGCGAAAAGTATAAAGCCTTCCGCAGACAACTTCAGCAGGCCGGCATCTGGAGAGGTTGCATTGGTTGCTGCATGATCTCGTACAAAGAGCCGAATGGTCTGAGCAATAAGATTAATAACACCGGCACAAAAGCAGTCCATCAGATTTCATACAACGCACGCTAA
- a CDS encoding glycosyltransferase, producing MTRNMLVSIVTPSYNQAAFLEETIQSVFNQTYQDLEYIIIDGGSTDGSQEIIHKYETKLAYSQSKKDGGYADAINQGWMRATGDILAYLNSDDLLEKDALQKAVHAFSDSPDTDVVYGDTTLIDARGNTLSVFRSEPFDLRSIFQTWNDPVRQPSAFIRKSVWDRFGGLDESFQFCADFEYWIRIAGGGARFLYVPDLLSRARTHSAAKSVGQQDVQAKELIRIFEKFRNTPVFTNSGASEKESWKALYRVVSEHYINAGHNWDALRAYNKYSTQAFSGFERAYRTLRFIGRLMFRS from the coding sequence GTGACCAGAAACATGCTCGTCAGCATCGTCACGCCGAGTTACAACCAGGCTGCTTTCCTCGAAGAAACAATCCAGTCCGTATTCAACCAGACTTATCAGGATCTGGAATATATCATCATCGATGGCGGCTCAACGGATGGCTCCCAGGAAATCATCCATAAATACGAAACTAAGCTCGCTTACTCGCAAAGCAAGAAGGATGGGGGTTATGCAGATGCCATCAATCAAGGATGGATGCGAGCCACGGGCGACATCCTTGCCTATCTGAATTCGGACGACCTTCTGGAAAAGGACGCACTGCAAAAGGCGGTGCATGCTTTTTCAGATTCACCAGATACAGATGTTGTTTATGGCGACACAACTCTGATTGATGCCCGCGGCAATACCCTGAGCGTTTTTCGGAGCGAACCATTTGATCTTCGCTCTATTTTCCAGACATGGAACGATCCGGTCCGTCAACCGTCCGCTTTTATTCGCAAATCTGTATGGGATCGATTTGGCGGCTTGGACGAGAGTTTTCAATTTTGCGCAGATTTTGAATACTGGATCCGCATCGCCGGCGGCGGCGCCCGATTTCTTTACGTTCCTGATTTACTTTCCAGAGCAAGAACACATTCTGCAGCGAAGTCGGTAGGCCAGCAGGATGTTCAGGCGAAAGAGCTCATCCGCATCTTCGAAAAATTCCGCAACACGCCCGTATTTACAAATTCCGGTGCTTCGGAAAAGGAATCATGGAAAGCGTTGTATCGCGTTGTCAGCGAACACTACATCAATGCCGGGCACAATTGGGATGCACTGCGAGCGTACAACAAATACAGCACACAAGCATTTTCAGGATTCGAACGCGCGTATAGGACTTTGCGTTTCATCGGGAGGTTGATGTTTCGAAGTTAG
- a CDS encoding alpha/beta fold hydrolase — MNSITAKRSEMVFIPGPEGELEGIFSYVSKKVTHLAVLCHPHPLYGGTMHNKVIYSMAMALNQIGYATVRFNFRGVGRSSGAFNHGIGEQRDVEAVLDHFHHQYPEAMLVVGGFSFGAKVGLLVASRDERVSAVIGTGVTVDVADFSFLFDYEKPKLILQGSNDQYGSISSTQDWFNQLQEPKKLVVIEGAVHLFDGKLTELKNAIINDFPALTQHSALITQHSQ; from the coding sequence ATGAATTCGATTACGGCGAAACGGAGTGAGATGGTTTTCATTCCAGGACCGGAAGGTGAGCTGGAAGGGATCTTCTCTTACGTTTCCAAAAAAGTTACGCACCTCGCGGTGCTGTGCCATCCCCATCCTTTATATGGCGGCACCATGCATAACAAAGTGATTTATTCGATGGCGATGGCGCTCAATCAGATCGGTTATGCAACGGTGCGGTTCAATTTTAGAGGTGTCGGACGTTCCAGCGGCGCATTCAATCACGGCATCGGTGAGCAACGGGATGTGGAGGCGGTCCTCGATCATTTTCATCATCAATATCCGGAAGCCATGCTGGTCGTGGGCGGATTCTCATTCGGAGCAAAAGTGGGTTTGCTGGTTGCGTCGCGCGATGAGAGAGTCTCAGCTGTGATCGGAACCGGAGTGACTGTGGATGTTGCCGATTTCAGTTTTCTTTTCGATTACGAAAAACCAAAGTTGATTTTGCAGGGCTCAAACGATCAGTACGGATCGATCAGCAGCACCCAGGACTGGTTCAATCAACTTCAGGAACCAAAGAAGCTCGTGGTCATCGAGGGAGCCGTGCATCTGTTTGATGGAAAATTAACGGAGCTGAAGAACGCCATCATCAATGATTTCCCCGCGTTAACTCAGCACTCGGCACTCATTACTCAGCACTCTCAATAA
- a CDS encoding DUF885 domain-containing protein, whose protein sequence is MAKRIVLLFVLFLFFATLHAQNKSSTLLKQVADEYWQHELDESLYLRIKFGLPITDLPDPTLEDAKREAAFCNNILDKLKGVDPKEIDHEEFLSLEILKWECAQVVDLVRYFKFTSPITPYASDLSTIHQAFTTFAVNSEEDAEKYVALLKKLPVYVQQLHTTVERQAKEGVLVPKDELEIVIPFLSNYGKEGENSPFYSKKVKKEALAKEMATVINTEVNTSFQKLIDYLKTDYKQQSPRTLSEKKDYYRALVRYHTTMDVTPEEVHETGQEAVRKLQERMKTVRESLKFEGTQEEFHKNLKSDPQFIPKTPEEIGEKLLSFDRRIQPKIPEYFSLKPKAPHAVSRLDPKLEGSMTFGYYQVPTKSDPKGTYYYNGSNLSERPMFNSGSLVYHELVPGHHFQLNLQSENESLPAFRREGGHTAFVEGWAEYSSGLAEEMGMYQDPYELYGRLTAEMFLTVRLVVDTGMNYFDWPREKAMQFMRANLLESETQIHTESLRYCCDIPGQALGYKMGSFKIRALREKTQQALKEKYDVRKFHAAVLESGSMPLTVLEKHIEWVIESAE, encoded by the coding sequence ATGGCTAAAAGAATTGTATTACTTTTCGTTTTATTCCTTTTTTTCGCAACACTTCATGCACAAAACAAAAGCTCGACTCTTCTCAAACAGGTTGCCGATGAATACTGGCAACATGAGCTGGATGAATCTCTCTACCTCCGGATCAAATTCGGATTGCCGATCACCGATCTGCCGGATCCCACTCTGGAGGATGCAAAAAGAGAAGCCGCATTCTGCAACAACATTTTAGACAAACTGAAAGGAGTAGATCCGAAGGAAATCGATCATGAAGAATTCCTTTCTCTGGAAATCTTGAAATGGGAGTGCGCGCAAGTCGTCGATCTTGTTCGCTATTTCAAATTCACTTCTCCGATCACGCCCTACGCTTCCGATCTGTCCACAATTCATCAAGCATTCACCACCTTCGCCGTAAACTCAGAGGAGGATGCAGAGAAGTACGTCGCGTTATTGAAAAAGCTGCCTGTGTACGTTCAGCAACTCCACACGACCGTCGAACGGCAGGCGAAGGAAGGTGTTCTGGTTCCAAAAGATGAGCTGGAAATCGTAATTCCTTTTCTTTCTAACTACGGAAAGGAAGGTGAGAACAGTCCTTTCTATTCCAAAAAGGTGAAGAAGGAAGCTCTCGCAAAGGAGATGGCCACCGTCATCAATACCGAAGTAAACACGTCTTTCCAGAAGCTGATTGATTATTTGAAGACGGACTACAAACAACAGTCGCCGCGCACGCTGTCGGAAAAAAAGGATTACTACCGCGCGCTTGTACGCTATCACACAACGATGGATGTCACCCCGGAGGAGGTCCATGAAACCGGACAGGAGGCGGTGCGAAAACTTCAGGAAAGGATGAAAACCGTGCGCGAGTCGCTGAAATTTGAGGGCACCCAGGAAGAGTTTCACAAGAACTTAAAGAGCGACCCGCAATTCATTCCAAAAACACCTGAAGAAATCGGCGAAAAGCTTCTGTCTTTCGACCGCCGGATTCAACCGAAGATTCCGGAGTACTTCTCACTCAAGCCAAAGGCTCCGCATGCAGTCTCGCGCCTTGATCCAAAATTGGAAGGATCGATGACGTTCGGATACTACCAAGTGCCCACCAAATCGGATCCTAAAGGAACTTACTACTATAATGGTTCTAATCTATCAGAAAGACCGATGTTTAACTCCGGCTCGCTCGTTTATCATGAGCTGGTCCCAGGACATCATTTTCAGCTGAATCTACAATCCGAGAATGAATCACTTCCCGCTTTTCGAAGGGAGGGCGGCCACACCGCGTTTGTCGAAGGGTGGGCCGAATACTCGTCCGGCCTGGCCGAGGAAATGGGCATGTATCAGGATCCGTACGAGCTTTACGGAAGGTTGACGGCGGAAATGTTTTTGACGGTGCGGCTGGTTGTAGATACCGGCATGAATTATTTTGATTGGCCGCGTGAAAAAGCGATGCAATTCATGCGAGCAAATCTCCTGGAATCGGAGACGCAAATCCACACAGAGTCGTTGCGTTATTGCTGCGATATTCCCGGACAGGCTCTCGGCTATAAGATGGGCAGCTTCAAAATACGCGCTCTACGGGAAAAAACCCAACAGGCGCTCAAAGAAAAATATGATGTGCGTAAGTTTCACGCCGCCGTTCTGGAAAGTGGCTCGATGCCTCTAACGGTGCTGGAAAAGCACATTGAATGGGTTATTGAGAGTGCTGAGTAA
- a CDS encoding FAD-dependent oxidoreductase produces the protein MAVGKFPRRSFLAGSLAMPLAIPALASSATKLRVAVIGAGAFGGWTALFLLRNGAQVTVFDAWGPGNARASSGGETRVIRGVYGPNRIYVKWTVRSFQLWKEAEKAWNRKIYTKTNAIWMIRENQNDDYEKAAMPLLEAEGLPYQKLTPSEASKHYPQINFDGVGWVLKEEEAGFLLARQACQCVLDSFIAEGGEYRLLSAKRGPEGALQLSDGSTFQADAYVFACGPWLSELFPELMVGRLIEPTRQEVFFFGTPAAEDRWTEKKMPVWIDHGERLIYGVPGNERRGFKVADDTRGEPFNPTSGERKITSEKLEAARKFLELRFPDLKNAPLVESRVCQYENSPDQNFIIDQHTQMKNIWIVGGGSGHGFKHGPAVGEYTAGLVLDKQKPDPFFQLDRFRKGHNG, from the coding sequence ATGGCCGTAGGGAAATTTCCACGCCGAAGTTTTCTCGCGGGCTCGCTCGCAATGCCCCTTGCAATTCCTGCGCTTGCATCATCCGCTACGAAGTTACGCGTCGCCGTGATTGGCGCCGGCGCATTTGGCGGATGGACAGCGCTCTTTCTTCTTCGCAACGGAGCACAGGTCACAGTGTTCGACGCCTGGGGTCCAGGAAATGCGCGCGCAAGCTCCGGTGGTGAAACTCGGGTCATTCGTGGCGTGTACGGACCGAACCGGATCTACGTGAAGTGGACGGTTCGTTCGTTTCAGCTATGGAAGGAAGCGGAAAAAGCATGGAACAGGAAAATCTATACAAAAACAAATGCGATATGGATGATTCGTGAAAATCAAAATGACGATTACGAAAAAGCCGCGATGCCGCTGTTGGAGGCCGAGGGTCTTCCTTACCAAAAACTAACTCCGTCAGAAGCTTCCAAACATTATCCGCAAATCAATTTTGATGGCGTTGGCTGGGTCCTGAAGGAAGAGGAAGCGGGCTTTCTGCTCGCGCGACAAGCCTGCCAGTGCGTTCTCGATTCTTTTATTGCGGAAGGCGGCGAGTATCGCCTGCTTTCCGCAAAACGAGGACCGGAAGGCGCTTTGCAATTATCCGATGGATCCACGTTCCAGGCGGATGCGTACGTGTTTGCCTGCGGTCCCTGGCTCAGCGAACTCTTTCCTGAGCTGATGGTGGGCCGTTTGATTGAACCCACACGGCAGGAGGTTTTCTTTTTCGGAACTCCTGCGGCAGAGGATCGCTGGACGGAAAAGAAAATGCCTGTCTGGATCGATCACGGGGAGCGTTTGATTTACGGCGTGCCGGGAAATGAGCGGCGTGGCTTCAAAGTTGCGGACGATACGCGCGGTGAACCTTTCAACCCAACCAGCGGCGAACGAAAAATCACTTCGGAAAAACTTGAAGCGGCCAGAAAATTTCTTGAGCTGCGTTTTCCGGATCTAAAAAATGCGCCTCTGGTGGAATCCCGCGTCTGTCAGTATGAGAATAGTCCCGATCAAAACTTCATCATCGATCAGCATACTCAAATGAAGAACATCTGGATTGTGGGAGGCGGGTCCGGGCACGGTTTCAAACATGGCCCCGCAGTCGGCGAATACACCGCCGGACTCGTTCTCGATAAACAGAAACCGGATCCGTTCTTCCAACTGGACCGATTTAGAAAAGGACACAATGGCTAA
- a CDS encoding DUF427 domain-containing protein yields the protein MRISALLFCILFITIFSFAAEDVKPQRIKPGPGQESVWDYPRPPRVEKTSKKIRVLYDGVVIAETDRAVRVLETGHAPVYYIPREDIHMEHMTPSTKSSKCEWKGTAVYFNIKGRTKENQNAAWSYPEPTRGYEMIRNHLAFYPKLMDACFVNGERVVPQPGEYYGGWITNEIVGPFAGE from the coding sequence ATGAGGATATCAGCATTACTCTTTTGTATTCTGTTCATCACAATTTTCAGCTTTGCGGCAGAAGATGTGAAACCACAAAGGATCAAACCGGGACCAGGTCAGGAATCAGTCTGGGACTATCCGCGCCCGCCAAGGGTGGAAAAGACTTCGAAGAAGATTCGTGTCCTTTATGACGGCGTTGTGATCGCCGAAACGGATCGTGCTGTGCGGGTTTTGGAAACCGGACACGCTCCCGTTTATTACATCCCGCGTGAAGATATACATATGGAGCACATGACTCCATCAACCAAAAGCTCAAAGTGTGAATGGAAAGGAACAGCCGTTTATTTCAACATAAAGGGCAGAACAAAAGAAAATCAAAACGCCGCCTGGAGTTATCCGGAGCCAACACGAGGATATGAAATGATCCGAAATCATCTGGCTTTCTATCCGAAGTTGATGGATGCCTGTTTCGTCAATGGTGAACGTGTCGTTCCCCAGCCAGGCGAATATTATGGCGGATGGATTACGAATGAAATCGTAGGACCGTTTGCAGGAGAATAG
- a CDS encoding DinB family protein, protein MSDTTLATSVLKELEAEANASRRCLERIPERLFGWKPHEKSMPMGYLSLLVAEIPKWITHTIKDSEIDFATFQHLEPKTGADLVKHLDENLAEAKQALQKVMDGSLDAPFYLKNQGQVLFSSSKRDMILPMVNHLVHHRGQLTIYMRLNNIPVPSIYGPSADEQVF, encoded by the coding sequence ATGAGCGATACAACACTGGCAACATCGGTTTTAAAGGAATTGGAAGCGGAAGCAAATGCATCGCGCAGATGTTTGGAAAGAATTCCTGAAAGATTGTTTGGCTGGAAACCACACGAAAAATCGATGCCAATGGGTTATTTGTCTTTGCTCGTTGCCGAAATTCCCAAATGGATCACGCATACGATCAAGGATTCGGAGATCGATTTTGCTACCTTTCAACACTTAGAGCCGAAAACAGGTGCGGATTTAGTAAAGCATCTCGATGAGAATCTTGCCGAGGCGAAACAGGCTTTGCAAAAGGTAATGGACGGATCGCTCGATGCGCCCTTCTATCTAAAAAACCAGGGGCAGGTGCTGTTTTCATCCTCAAAGAGAGACATGATTCTACCGATGGTCAACCATCTGGTCCATCACCGCGGACAATTGACGATTTACATGCGGCTGAATAATATACCGGTTCCTTCGATCTACGGACCTTCAGCCGACGAACAGGTGTTCTGA